The Vitis riparia cultivar Riparia Gloire de Montpellier isolate 1030 chromosome 3, EGFV_Vit.rip_1.0, whole genome shotgun sequence genome includes a region encoding these proteins:
- the LOC117911648 gene encoding protein FAR1-RELATED SEQUENCE 5-like, whose product MDKGKGKEFIIDLNDEDFDYQYDSIVKTESDEEAILVSDKIFNDLTIEDVWKMKFSSVEEAEEFYNLFAKVTRFSVRKDDVKRDKNQNIVSRKWVCSKEGYRHRVCLENENRKREPKAVTRVGCEATFRIGFNKQMNKWVVKEFMADHNHPLVEQKNVQFLRSHRVIKNADKAQLNAMRGVGMGTSQIMDYMVQQSGGYKNVGFTKKDLYNHVDADRRVHLRDGDAEGALAYLCGKSEMDPSFYYKYNVDEDNRLANRFWADSTSKLDYSCFGDVLAFDTTYRANAYKKPLVILVGINHHHQTIVFGCALLVDESVSTYTWVLKTFLDAMNNKKPLYVITDGDKAMRKAIKRIFPDSCHRLCAWHIQRNAFTNVHVKDFTNHFSKCMFMEGTVEEFECAWNDMLEMFNLHGHKWVTDIYVKRSRWAEAYLRGHFFAGMKSTQRCESMNAYLNRFLKTRLKLFEFVKHFDRALSRIRHNEAKAEFETHHSSTVLTTKLYALEKYAGTVFTRQSFLKFRDEMKNAELFFPVSTENHGGYRVHTLTKFRSPDKIWKLVFHVPTCLL is encoded by the exons ATGGACAAAGGCAAAGGAAAGGAATTTATCATTGATTTGAACGATGAAGACTTTGATTACCAATATGATAGCATTGTTAAAACTGAGTCTGATGAAGAGGCCATTCTAGTTTCGGACaagatttttaatgatttaactATTGAAGATGTATGGAAGATGAAGTTTAGCTCAGTAGAGGAGGCagaagaattttataatttatttgctaAAGTTACCAGATTCAGTGTTAGAAAGGATGATGTGAAAcgagataaaaatcaaaatatagtaTCTCGTAAGTGGGTTTGTTCGAAAGAAGGATATCGACATAGAGTGTGTTTAGAGAATGAAAATCGAAAACGAGAACCTAAGGCAGTAACTCGAGTTGGTTGTGAGGCAACATTTCGGATTGGgtttaataaacaaatgaacaagTGGGTTGTGAAAGAGTTTATGGCTGATCATAATCATCCTTTGGTGGAACAAAAAAATGTCCAATTCCTTCGATCCCATAGGGTCATTAAAAATGCAGATAAAGCTCAATTGAATGCAATGCGAGGTGTTGGCATGGGAACTAGCCAAATTATGGATTACATGGTGCAACAATCAGGTGGATATAAAAATGTTGGCTTCACAAAAAAAGATCTATATAACCATGTTGATGCTGATCGTAGAGTTCATCTAAGAGATGGTGATGCAGAAGGTGCTCTGGCGTATTTGTGTGGAAAATCTGAAATGGatccatcattttattacaAGTACAATGTTGATGAAGACAACCGTCTAGCAAACCGGTTTTGGGCAGATTCTACTAGTAAATTGGATTACAGTTGTTTTGGAGATGTGTTAGCATTTGATACAACTTATCGGGCTAATGCTTATAAAAAACCGTTGGTCATACTAGTTGGCATTAACCATCACCATCAAACTATAGTGTTTGGATGTGCATTATTGGTAGATGAGAGTGTTAGCACTTATACTTGGGTCTTGAAGACTTTTttggatgcaatgaataacaaGAAGCCTCTTTATGTTATTACTGATGGGGATAAAGCAATGCGTAAAGCCATCAAGAGGATATTTCCAGACTCTTGTCATCGATTATGTGCTTGGCATATTCAACGCAATGCATTCACTAATGTCCATGTCAAAGATTTtactaatcatttttctaagtGCATGTTCATGGAAGGCAccgttgaagaatttgaatgtgCATGGAATGACATGTTGGAAATGTTTAATCTTCATGGACATAAGTGGGTGACAGATATATATGTTAAGCGTTCTAGATGGGCAGAGGCTTATTTAAGGGGGCATTTCTTTGCTGGTATGAAAAGCACACAAAGGTGTGAGAGCATGAATGCATACTTGAATCGTTTCCTTAAAACTCGTTTGAAGCTGTTTGAGTTTGTCAAGCATTTTGATAGAGCACTCTCACGTATTCGTCATAATGAGGCAAAGGCAGAGTTTGAGACACACCATTCTTCAACTGTTCTAACAACCAAACTCTATGCACTTGAGAAATATGCAGGGACTGTTTTCACAAGAcaatcttttctaaaatttaggGATGAGATGAAGAATGCAGAGTTGTTTTTCCCTGTCAGTACAGAAAATCATGGAGGTTATCGTGTCCATACATTGACCAAGTTTAGAAGCCCTGACAAGATTTGGAAA TTGGTTTTCCATGTCCCCACATGCTTGTTGTAA